From Halorubrum salinarum, the proteins below share one genomic window:
- a CDS encoding AMP-binding protein, producing the protein MDEYEGIDEVVHEPSEAFAESTNVAAFMREYGIDDYEALIERTTSEVPGEPESGVDWFWDEIVDYLDIDFYADYDAVRDDAEGPQFSDWYPGGEINVAHNVVDRHAAVDSPNRNRVALIWEGEPGDVREVTFHELRRQSDRVANYLTEAGIETGDTVGLYMPMVPEVVSILYGCLKVGAVAVPIFSGFGREATATRIDDAEPAVLFTGDGFYRRGDGVRLKGTADDAIADAGQVEGVVVYDRLGATPAGDSDGGTDADPVPWDDDRDRTWDEAVGSQPATYETKHLSSDQESMLLYSSGTTGTPKGIVHTHAGVLTQCAKEIHFGFDQKPADRFFWVSDIGWMMGPWTLIGNHAFGGTVVMYEGAPDHPEPDRFWEMIDRHSITQFGISPTAIRALRKHGDEWVEGHDLSSLRILGSTGEPWDPESWRWFHDAVGGGECPIINISGGTEICGCFLMPMPNQPLKPCTLGGPGLGMDIDIVDETGESVRESGDRGYLVARDSCPSMTKSLWSGDERYLEEYWSTWPDLWDHGDFAQKDDDGFWFLHGRADDALNVAGRKVGPAEIEGVLIDHDAVNQAAAVGVPDDTTGTAVVAYVVLEPGVDPSDDLREELRALVGDEHGKPFRPRELLFVDAFPKTQSGKIIRRAIESVYVGEDPGDLSSMENPEALDSLRDPA; encoded by the coding sequence ATGGACGAGTACGAGGGGATAGACGAGGTCGTACACGAACCGAGCGAGGCGTTCGCCGAGTCGACGAACGTCGCCGCGTTCATGCGGGAGTACGGGATCGACGACTACGAGGCGCTCATCGAACGCACCACCTCCGAGGTCCCGGGCGAGCCCGAGTCCGGCGTCGACTGGTTCTGGGACGAGATCGTCGACTACCTCGACATCGACTTCTACGCCGACTACGACGCCGTTCGGGACGACGCGGAGGGCCCGCAGTTCTCCGACTGGTACCCCGGCGGGGAGATCAACGTCGCGCACAACGTCGTCGACCGCCACGCCGCGGTCGACTCCCCGAACCGCAACCGCGTCGCGCTGATCTGGGAGGGCGAGCCGGGCGACGTCCGCGAGGTCACGTTCCACGAGCTCCGCCGGCAGAGCGACCGCGTCGCGAACTACCTGACGGAGGCCGGGATCGAGACGGGCGACACGGTGGGCCTCTACATGCCGATGGTGCCTGAGGTCGTCTCGATCCTCTACGGGTGCCTGAAGGTCGGCGCGGTCGCCGTCCCGATCTTCTCCGGCTTCGGCCGCGAGGCGACCGCGACGCGGATCGACGACGCGGAGCCCGCGGTGCTGTTCACCGGCGACGGGTTCTACCGACGGGGCGACGGGGTCCGGCTGAAGGGGACCGCGGACGACGCGATCGCCGACGCCGGGCAGGTCGAGGGGGTGGTCGTGTACGACAGGCTGGGGGCGACGCCGGCCGGCGACAGTGACGGCGGAACCGACGCCGATCCCGTCCCGTGGGACGACGACCGCGACCGGACGTGGGACGAGGCGGTCGGCTCGCAGCCGGCGACCTACGAGACGAAGCACCTCTCGAGCGACCAGGAGTCCATGCTGTTGTACTCCTCGGGGACGACGGGGACGCCCAAGGGGATCGTCCACACCCACGCGGGCGTCCTCACGCAGTGCGCGAAGGAGATCCACTTCGGCTTCGACCAGAAGCCGGCGGACCGGTTCTTCTGGGTCTCCGACATCGGCTGGATGATGGGCCCGTGGACGCTGATCGGCAACCACGCGTTCGGCGGGACGGTGGTGATGTACGAGGGCGCGCCCGACCACCCCGAGCCGGACCGCTTCTGGGAGATGATCGACCGGCATTCGATCACGCAGTTCGGCATCTCGCCGACCGCGATCCGCGCGCTCCGTAAACACGGCGACGAGTGGGTCGAGGGCCACGACCTCTCCTCGCTCCGGATCTTGGGCTCCACCGGCGAGCCGTGGGACCCGGAGTCGTGGCGGTGGTTCCACGACGCCGTCGGCGGCGGGGAGTGCCCGATAATCAACATCTCCGGCGGCACGGAGATCTGCGGCTGCTTCCTCATGCCGATGCCGAACCAGCCGCTGAAGCCCTGTACGCTCGGCGGCCCGGGGCTCGGGATGGACATCGACATCGTCGACGAGACCGGCGAGTCGGTCAGGGAGTCGGGCGATCGCGGCTACCTCGTCGCGCGCGACTCCTGCCCCTCGATGACGAAGTCGCTGTGGTCGGGCGACGAGCGCTACCTCGAGGAGTACTGGTCGACGTGGCCCGACCTGTGGGACCACGGCGACTTCGCGCAGAAGGACGACGACGGTTTCTGGTTCCTCCACGGGCGCGCCGACGACGCCCTGAACGTCGCGGGCCGGAAGGTCGGTCCGGCAGAGATAGAGGGCGTCCTCATCGACCACGACGCGGTCAACCAGGCGGCTGCGGTCGGCGTGCCCGACGACACCACCGGCACCGCGGTCGTCGCGTACGTCGTGCTCGAACCGGGCGTCGACCCGAGCGACGACCTCCGCGAGGAGCTCCGCGCGCTGGTCGGCGACGAACACGGCAAGCCGTTCCGGCCGCGCGAGCTGCTGTTCGTCGACGCCTTCCCGAAGACGCAGTCGGGGAAGATCATCCGCCGCGCGATCGAGTCGGTGTACGTCGGCGAGGACCCGGGAGACCTCTCCTCGATGGAGAACCCCGAGGCGCTCGACTCGCTCCGCGATCCGGCCTGA
- a CDS encoding redoxin domain-containing protein: MSDVGDDAPDFTGSLVDGDIAPFELSDHLGDEPVVLAFFPAAFSNTCTDEMEALRDGFDRDDCTLFGVSTDLPHALGAYRAQYDLPFALVGDPDHRAIEAYDVIEDFEHYGVETVAQRAVFVIDADGTVTYRWLADNAGQEPDYDELAAAVADASA, encoded by the coding sequence ATGTCAGACGTCGGCGACGACGCCCCAGACTTCACCGGATCGCTCGTGGACGGCGACATCGCGCCGTTCGAACTCTCCGACCACCTCGGCGACGAGCCGGTCGTCCTCGCCTTCTTCCCGGCGGCCTTCTCGAACACCTGTACCGACGAGATGGAGGCGCTCCGCGACGGGTTCGACCGCGACGACTGTACGCTGTTCGGCGTGAGCACCGACCTCCCGCACGCGCTCGGCGCGTACCGGGCCCAGTACGACCTCCCGTTCGCGCTGGTCGGCGACCCCGACCACCGCGCGATCGAGGCGTACGACGTGATCGAGGACTTCGAGCACTACGGCGTCGAGACGGTCGCGCAGCGCGCCGTGTTCGTGATCGACGCGGACGGGACCGTGACGTACCGCTGGCTCGCGGACAACGCCGGACAGGAGCCGGACTACGACGAACTGGCCGCGGCGGTTGCGGACGCGAGCGCCTGA
- a CDS encoding Sec-independent protein translocase subunit TatA/TatB yields the protein MISAIPLIGGIPAGPELLIILLVLVLLFGANKIPKLARSTGQAMGEFKKGREQVEEELKDMQDGKSADSTLDDEDDDLDELETETEKETSA from the coding sequence ATGATAAGTGCGATTCCACTGATCGGCGGCATTCCGGCGGGGCCGGAACTCCTCATAATCCTGCTCGTGCTGGTCCTGCTGTTCGGGGCGAACAAGATCCCGAAGCTCGCTCGGTCGACCGGCCAGGCGATGGGTGAGTTCAAGAAGGGCCGCGAACAGGTCGAAGAGGAGCTGAAAGACATGCAGGACGGCAAGAGCGCGGACTCGACGCTCGACGACGAGGACGACGACCTCGACGAGCTGGAGACCGAGACCGAAAAGGAAACGAGCGCGTAA
- a CDS encoding nucleoside triphosphate pyrophosphohydrolase: protein MAEEYDKLVRDEIPEIIEADGGRAQTHVAGEDEYADRLAAKLAEETAEYRESRDPRELADVLEVVHALRELNGLTPEELAELRAEKAERRGRFDERIVLERVEE from the coding sequence ATGGCCGAGGAATACGACAAACTGGTCCGAGACGAAATTCCGGAGATCATCGAGGCGGACGGCGGGCGAGCGCAGACGCACGTCGCCGGCGAGGACGAGTACGCGGACCGGCTCGCCGCGAAGCTGGCCGAGGAGACCGCGGAGTACCGAGAGAGCCGCGATCCGCGGGAACTGGCGGACGTACTTGAGGTGGTCCACGCGCTCCGCGAACTGAACGGGCTCACCCCTGAGGAACTGGCGGAACTACGGGCGGAGAAGGCCGAGCGACGGGGGCGGTTCGACGAACGGATTGTCCTCGAACGGGTCGAGGAGTAG
- a CDS encoding DUF1405 domain-containing protein — MSRAERLRRLRRLRSPAVRRRVRAAIAAELLGSPRSLAVVCAFTAFMVAVGVAYYAPTAGQVPVPLWPLYADSAVAVALGGAVLASLVATVRRGGDVTADAPASRPLAYLHTLAFVWLVTFGLWPLVSLNLAFGEYVAAPDAWIYYWGVIGTHLLFVGLALLFPVFGRTTRGALATALTLGVANVVLDYGLGYHPPLLYEPGPLLAAATLAIAVGAVALAARSFPRLSEDAG, encoded by the coding sequence GTGTCCCGCGCCGAACGGCTCCGACGGCTTCGACGGCTCCGCAGCCCGGCGGTCAGGCGGCGCGTCCGGGCGGCGATAGCGGCTGAGCTGCTCGGGAGCCCGCGGAGCCTCGCCGTCGTCTGCGCGTTCACCGCGTTCATGGTCGCGGTGGGGGTCGCGTACTACGCGCCGACCGCGGGCCAGGTGCCGGTCCCACTCTGGCCGCTGTACGCCGACTCGGCGGTCGCGGTCGCGCTCGGCGGTGCCGTCCTCGCGAGCCTCGTCGCGACCGTTCGGCGCGGCGGCGACGTCACCGCGGACGCCCCGGCGTCGCGGCCGCTGGCGTACCTCCACACGCTCGCGTTCGTCTGGCTGGTCACGTTCGGCCTCTGGCCGCTGGTCTCGCTGAACCTCGCGTTCGGCGAGTACGTCGCCGCGCCCGACGCCTGGATCTACTACTGGGGCGTGATCGGCACGCACCTGCTGTTCGTGGGGCTCGCGCTGCTGTTCCCGGTGTTCGGCCGCACGACGCGCGGCGCGCTCGCGACGGCGCTGACGCTCGGCGTCGCGAACGTCGTCCTCGACTACGGGCTCGGCTATCACCCGCCGCTCCTGTACGAGCCCGGGCCGCTGCTGGCGGCCGCGACGCTGGCCATCGCGGTCGGAGCGGTCGCGCTCGCGGCGCGGTCCTTCCCGCGGCTGAGCGAGGACGCGGGCTGA
- a CDS encoding ATPase, T2SS/T4P/T4SS family, with protein sequence MANEDAERSAHRSAPQGDRSASDAAESDATDPDADPTEADGGEVESAVRADPGDLREESLDRPEDAERDETSAGSPVVTDRYTWRSLLTDRGHEAAAERVYADVPDAPAVPADAVALHLPNGASDVVRAAGVDEPFEADGETEVPGHGTPERGTLVVGPDAVVLRGAAVVPTGERVAAPPTPDPVEAGEREDDTADGNGAGGETDEADDADETKSDADEANDVDEADDADEADGDADSAAPEDAEDAPEDDAKESDAPTADGDEDAGGDPDSGTAEPADAGPETVFDRPVGREGVSGVVVAPGDGVESVPSRAPTPDEWDRVEFDPATLLGFDPSETDYRFRAAAAVGDVLWDMCAARYDPYSVPVLKGYYTWENYREEFFLDEDGNPPTEENEEGEPVPLEFTHEDKTEALGFDPDRTEELLGAGGSAAAELADLVDERTVDVNPEVDEDAFFSTDEGHTTLTNRYDLEKAVPMQKKTHFREEERYWVNKPYAFVIVFRSRKENEAKYYAVQPYRTEIETDLTEFLTGKLRTSIKYADESIAGGDEAFREEVIVEEARTLLDRYGLYEDDEDERGIADTLVDRFGIDPTEGIAGRIAESLGYEPPTEEPDDPPEISARPEPAVLAEDARTLSAHQVEKLLYYLKRDFVGYERIDPIKYDINVEDISCDGYNSPVFVYHSEYEQIITNVYHGTDELDDFVVKLAQRSGKGISKRRPQVDATLPDGSRAQLTLGREVSDHGTNYTIRQFNDVPFTPIDLINWKTFSLDEMAFLWLSIENHKSLIFAGGTASGKTTSLNAVSLFIPSNAKIVSIEDTREVELPQRNWIASVTRPSFSDDDKGDIDEFDLLEAALRQRPDYIVMGEIRGEEGRTAFQVMSTGHTTYTTFHADSVGEVLKRFTTDPINVSKTMFTALDLVSIQTSTRVQGKKVRRNKSITEINHYDAENDEINVQDVFQWQAETDEFLQMGDSNTLEDIMFDRGWSRATLDEELRKRRVVLAYLIDRGLNSYAQVAATFQAFINDPETVLALMANEELERSLEDLREMESVLINVDREKEALVPRPTPDADGEAEAAEILESAEDLFETYRGQVPDSVADALLEMNHAGDVEAAPASDHEALAEAAREADAAYDEPAGPEPAPGATDADDADDADADGTPAEPEDAAPSGTPSPDPAHGDFEGVSEAAGDGSGDLDGIDFGEPFDEGVDVLSSPAGPSEPGSPPDAGAGDGADASPDVSEGFSAAEPVEGQPSAEADDSEAFDTDAPDEPDAVDAADEADPADTAAEAADADETEQGDDPDEADDGTGDDIDEWGFDAVEPAEDG encoded by the coding sequence ATGGCCAACGAGGACGCCGAGCGGTCCGCCCACCGATCCGCCCCCCAGGGCGATCGATCGGCGTCCGACGCGGCCGAGTCCGACGCGACGGACCCGGACGCGGACCCGACCGAAGCGGACGGGGGCGAGGTCGAGTCGGCGGTGCGTGCGGACCCCGGCGACCTGCGAGAGGAATCGCTCGACCGCCCGGAGGACGCCGAGCGAGACGAGACGAGCGCGGGCTCCCCGGTCGTCACCGATCGGTACACGTGGCGGTCGCTGCTGACTGACCGGGGACACGAGGCGGCCGCGGAGCGCGTCTACGCCGACGTGCCGGACGCGCCGGCGGTCCCGGCGGACGCCGTCGCGCTCCACCTCCCGAACGGCGCGAGCGACGTGGTCCGCGCGGCGGGCGTCGACGAACCCTTCGAGGCGGACGGCGAGACCGAGGTCCCCGGGCACGGCACCCCGGAGCGAGGCACGCTCGTGGTGGGCCCGGACGCCGTGGTCCTGCGCGGCGCCGCCGTCGTGCCGACCGGCGAGCGGGTGGCGGCGCCGCCGACGCCCGACCCCGTCGAGGCCGGCGAGCGCGAGGACGACACAGCGGACGGCAACGGAGCCGGCGGAGAGACGGACGAGGCCGATGACGCGGACGAGACGAAGTCCGACGCGGATGAGGCGAACGATGTAGACGAAGCGGACGACGCGGATGAGGCCGATGGCGACGCGGACTCGGCGGCCCCGGAAGACGCGGAAGACGCCCCGGAAGACGACGCTAAGGAGAGCGATGCCCCAACTGCTGACGGCGACGAGGACGCCGGCGGAGATCCCGACTCCGGGACGGCCGAACCCGCTGACGCCGGCCCGGAGACCGTCTTCGACCGTCCGGTCGGTCGGGAGGGCGTCTCGGGGGTCGTCGTCGCGCCCGGCGACGGCGTCGAGTCGGTGCCCTCGCGCGCGCCGACCCCCGACGAGTGGGACCGGGTCGAGTTCGACCCGGCGACGCTGCTGGGGTTCGACCCGAGCGAGACCGACTACCGGTTCCGCGCGGCCGCCGCGGTCGGCGACGTCCTCTGGGACATGTGCGCTGCCCGCTACGACCCGTACTCGGTCCCGGTGTTGAAGGGGTACTACACGTGGGAGAACTACCGCGAGGAGTTCTTCCTCGACGAGGACGGGAACCCCCCGACCGAGGAGAACGAGGAGGGCGAGCCGGTCCCGCTGGAGTTCACCCACGAAGACAAGACGGAGGCGCTCGGGTTCGACCCGGACCGCACCGAGGAACTGCTCGGCGCGGGCGGGAGCGCCGCGGCCGAGCTCGCCGACCTCGTCGACGAGCGGACCGTGGACGTGAACCCCGAGGTCGACGAGGACGCGTTCTTCTCGACCGACGAGGGCCACACCACGCTGACGAACCGGTACGACCTGGAGAAGGCGGTGCCGATGCAGAAGAAGACCCACTTCCGGGAGGAGGAGCGCTACTGGGTGAACAAGCCGTACGCGTTCGTCATCGTCTTCCGGTCGCGGAAGGAGAACGAGGCGAAGTACTACGCCGTCCAGCCGTACCGCACCGAGATCGAGACGGACCTCACGGAGTTCCTCACCGGGAAGCTCCGGACGTCGATCAAGTACGCCGACGAGTCGATCGCGGGCGGCGACGAGGCGTTCCGCGAGGAGGTGATCGTCGAGGAGGCGCGCACGCTCCTCGACCGCTACGGGCTCTACGAGGACGACGAGGACGAGCGGGGCATCGCCGACACGCTGGTCGACCGCTTCGGCATCGACCCGACGGAGGGGATCGCCGGGCGGATCGCGGAGTCGCTCGGGTACGAGCCGCCGACCGAGGAGCCCGACGACCCGCCGGAGATCAGCGCCCGGCCCGAGCCCGCGGTGCTCGCGGAGGACGCCCGCACGCTGTCCGCTCACCAGGTCGAGAAGCTCCTGTACTACCTGAAGCGCGACTTCGTCGGCTACGAGCGGATCGACCCGATCAAGTACGACATCAACGTCGAGGACATCTCCTGTGACGGGTACAACTCCCCCGTCTTCGTCTATCACTCCGAGTACGAGCAGATCATCACCAACGTCTACCACGGCACCGACGAGCTCGACGACTTCGTCGTGAAGCTCGCGCAGCGCTCCGGGAAGGGCATCTCGAAGCGCCGGCCGCAGGTCGACGCCACGCTCCCGGACGGCTCGCGCGCGCAGCTCACCCTCGGCCGCGAGGTGTCCGACCACGGGACCAACTACACGATCCGCCAGTTCAACGACGTCCCCTTCACCCCGATCGACCTCATCAACTGGAAGACGTTCTCGCTCGACGAGATGGCGTTCCTGTGGCTCTCCATCGAGAACCACAAGAGCCTGATCTTCGCCGGCGGCACCGCCTCCGGGAAGACGACGAGCCTGAACGCGGTCTCCCTGTTCATCCCCTCGAACGCGAAGATCGTCTCCATTGAGGACACCCGCGAGGTCGAGCTCCCGCAGCGCAACTGGATCGCCTCCGTCACCCGACCCTCCTTCTCGGACGACGACAAGGGCGACATCGACGAGTTCGACCTGCTGGAGGCCGCGCTCCGCCAGCGCCCCGACTACATCGTCATGGGCGAGATCCGCGGCGAGGAGGGCCGGACGGCGTTCCAGGTCATGTCGACCGGTCACACCACCTACACCACGTTCCACGCCGACTCCGTCGGCGAGGTGCTCAAGCGGTTCACCACCGACCCGATCAACGTCTCGAAGACGATGTTCACGGCGCTCGACTTGGTCTCGATCCAGACCTCGACCCGCGTTCAGGGCAAGAAGGTGCGCCGGAACAAGTCGATCACCGAGATCAATCACTACGACGCCGAGAACGACGAGATCAACGTTCAGGACGTGTTCCAGTGGCAGGCGGAGACGGACGAGTTCCTCCAAATGGGCGACTCGAACACGCTCGAAGACATCATGTTCGACCGCGGCTGGAGCCGGGCGACCCTCGACGAGGAGCTGCGGAAGCGCCGGGTCGTCTTGGCCTACCTCATCGACCGCGGACTCAACAGCTACGCGCAGGTGGCGGCGACGTTCCAGGCGTTCATCAACGACCCGGAGACGGTGCTCGCGCTGATGGCCAACGAGGAGCTCGAGCGCTCGCTGGAGGACCTCCGCGAGATGGAGTCGGTCCTGATCAACGTCGACCGCGAGAAGGAGGCGCTCGTCCCCCGTCCGACGCCGGACGCGGACGGCGAGGCGGAGGCCGCCGAGATACTCGAGTCCGCCGAGGACCTCTTCGAGACGTACCGCGGGCAGGTCCCCGACTCCGTCGCCGACGCCCTCCTGGAGATGAACCATGCTGGCGACGTGGAGGCCGCCCCGGCGAGCGACCACGAGGCCCTCGCGGAGGCGGCCCGCGAGGCGGACGCGGCGTACGACGAGCCGGCCGGTCCGGAACCGGCGCCCGGCGCGACCGACGCGGACGACGCTGACGACGCCGATGCCGACGGGACGCCCGCGGAACCGGAAGACGCGGCCCCCTCGGGGACGCCGTCGCCGGACCCCGCGCACGGCGACTTCGAGGGCGTCTCCGAGGCGGCCGGCGACGGCTCGGGCGACCTCGACGGGATCGACTTCGGCGAGCCGTTCGACGAGGGCGTCGACGTGCTCTCCTCGCCCGCGGGGCCCTCCGAGCCCGGCTCCCCGCCCGACGCCGGCGCGGGCGACGGCGCTGACGCGTCTCCCGACGTGAGCGAGGGGTTCAGCGCCGCCGAGCCCGTGGAGGGCCAGCCCTCCGCGGAGGCCGACGACAGCGAGGCGTTCGACACGGACGCGCCGGACGAGCCGGACGCGGTGGACGCGGCGGACGAGGCTGACCCGGCAGACACGGCGGCTGAAGCGGCGGATGCCGACGAGACCGAGCAGGGGGACGACCCCGACGAGGCTGACGACGGAACGGGCGACGACATCGACGAATGGGGGTTCGACGCCGTCGAGCCCGCGGAGGACGGGTGA
- a CDS encoding type II secretion system F family protein has product MSLDVDAGDGGVDANVLAELCYPVFELLFDPDGDFVADVERKLAEARMPDQVEMYVSLALAVGLLVGGLLWALGTLIGYGVFSLGLIDPSTLSLGVPAPTTAIQELLRSLVVPTAVLLSGLVFGSIGFAIGFGGLVAVPYSRASSRKREINLLLADSVSFMYALSVGGLNQLEILRAMATAEDTYGEVSREFQSIVNETEYFGTDYRNAIRQQSMETPSDELSQFLADMLSIVNSGGDMEGFLKDKKEKHLRTSKQEREMTLETLELFGEMYMTLSLFPLLLIIILVIMGMMGEADDRLLYVTVYLLIPLVGVGFLVLVSTVKQDDPGDGYLQADGGSERLQQTSQEGLFHFGLVEAFVGTFGVFDRIRDREGTHKTMEILSAPHLFLRENPLYTLALTVPAALALVVVAAAAGSAPTTVDGWIARPVWSAFVWVYVPLYVVLVPLGVFYEWHQRSRRAVTGKLSETLRKLSSANDTGQTLLESVRTVSETSTGKLAEEFEVIHAKVNYGMSLRDALVEFNNAYAVPRLARTVKLITEAQEASSQITDVLTTAAQASENQDDIERERKSRTRMQVAIIVMTYVTLLGVMAILQTQFIDVMGDLVAQSDGAGSTGGAGFGGGGSIDPDVLSMLFFHAVTIQAVLSGFISGYIRDAELISGVKYAVVLMTLALGVWIYVG; this is encoded by the coding sequence GTGAGTCTCGACGTGGACGCGGGCGACGGCGGCGTCGACGCGAACGTCCTCGCGGAGCTGTGTTACCCGGTGTTCGAGCTGCTGTTCGACCCCGACGGCGACTTCGTCGCGGACGTGGAGCGCAAGCTCGCGGAGGCGCGGATGCCCGACCAGGTCGAGATGTACGTCTCGCTGGCGCTGGCGGTCGGTCTGCTGGTCGGCGGGCTGCTCTGGGCGCTCGGCACGCTGATCGGCTACGGCGTGTTCTCGCTGGGGCTGATCGACCCGTCGACGCTCTCGCTCGGCGTGCCGGCGCCGACGACGGCGATCCAGGAGCTGCTCCGCTCGCTCGTCGTGCCGACCGCAGTGCTCCTCAGCGGGCTCGTCTTCGGCTCGATCGGGTTCGCGATCGGGTTCGGCGGCCTCGTCGCGGTCCCGTACTCGCGCGCCTCCTCCCGGAAGCGGGAGATCAATCTCCTGCTCGCGGACTCGGTGTCGTTCATGTACGCGCTCTCCGTCGGCGGGCTGAACCAGCTGGAGATCCTCCGCGCGATGGCGACGGCGGAGGACACCTACGGCGAGGTGTCCCGCGAGTTCCAGAGCATCGTCAACGAGACGGAGTACTTCGGCACCGACTACCGGAACGCCATCCGCCAGCAGTCCATGGAGACACCCTCCGACGAGCTCTCGCAGTTCCTCGCCGACATGCTCTCCATCGTCAACTCCGGCGGCGACATGGAGGGGTTCCTGAAGGACAAAAAGGAGAAGCACCTCCGCACGTCGAAACAGGAGCGCGAGATGACCCTGGAGACCCTGGAGCTGTTCGGCGAGATGTACATGACGCTCTCGTTGTTCCCGCTGCTGCTCATCATCATCCTCGTCATCATGGGGATGATGGGCGAGGCCGACGACCGCCTGCTGTACGTCACGGTGTACCTGCTCATCCCCCTGGTGGGCGTCGGCTTCCTCGTGCTGGTCTCGACGGTGAAACAGGACGACCCCGGCGACGGCTACCTCCAGGCCGACGGTGGCAGCGAGCGCCTCCAACAGACGAGCCAGGAGGGGCTCTTCCACTTCGGGCTCGTGGAGGCGTTCGTCGGAACCTTCGGCGTCTTCGACCGCATCCGCGACCGCGAGGGGACCCACAAGACGATGGAGATCCTCTCGGCGCCGCACCTCTTCCTCCGCGAGAACCCGCTGTACACCCTCGCGTTGACCGTGCCCGCGGCGCTCGCGCTGGTCGTCGTCGCGGCCGCGGCCGGGTCGGCGCCGACGACGGTCGACGGCTGGATCGCCCGCCCGGTGTGGTCGGCGTTCGTCTGGGTCTACGTCCCGCTCTACGTCGTGCTTGTGCCGCTCGGGGTGTTCTACGAGTGGCACCAGCGCTCGCGGCGGGCGGTGACCGGCAAGCTCTCGGAGACGCTCCGGAAGCTCTCCTCGGCGAACGACACCGGACAGACGCTGCTCGAATCGGTGCGCACGGTCTCGGAGACCTCGACCGGGAAGCTCGCCGAGGAGTTCGAGGTGATCCACGCGAAGGTGAACTACGGGATGAGCCTCCGGGACGCGCTCGTCGAGTTCAACAACGCCTACGCGGTGCCGCGGCTCGCCCGGACGGTGAAGCTGATCACCGAGGCCCAGGAGGCGTCCTCGCAGATCACGGACGTGCTGACGACGGCCGCGCAGGCCTCGGAGAACCAGGACGACATCGAGCGCGAGCGGAAGTCGCGGACCCGGATGCAGGTGGCGATCATCGTGATGACGTACGTCACGCTGCTCGGCGTGATGGCCATCCTCCAGACGCAGTTCATCGACGTGATGGGCGATCTGGTCGCGCAGAGCGACGGCGCCGGGAGCACCGGGGGAGCCGGGTTCGGCGGCGGCGGCAGCATCGACCCCGACGTGCTCTCGATGCTGTTCTTCCACGCGGTGACGATCCAGGCGGTCCTCTCCGGGTTCATCAGCGGCTACATCCGCGACGCGGAGCTGATATCCGGCGTCAAGTACGCCGTGGTCCTGATGACGCTGGCGCTGGGGGTGTGGATCTATGTCGGCTGA
- a CDS encoding DUF7287 family protein, whose product MSADRAQTVLDFVVGMSVFLVAVGFTFAFVPSLLEPYAVGEGATVIVAERGAARLAESSLAAAGSTATLSHACTLAFFDGTDPATAAAESGCDWTANGDDLHAELGVDDFRGLNLTVTRNGTVRTLDPGGANVTMRAGPAPPRDRSVAAASRIVAIDVDPEDDVGRETHRLTLRVW is encoded by the coding sequence ATGTCGGCTGACCGCGCGCAGACGGTGCTCGACTTCGTCGTCGGGATGTCGGTGTTCCTCGTCGCGGTCGGGTTCACCTTCGCGTTCGTCCCGTCGCTGCTCGAACCGTACGCCGTCGGCGAGGGGGCGACCGTCATCGTCGCGGAGCGCGGCGCCGCGCGGCTCGCCGAGTCCTCGCTCGCCGCCGCGGGCTCGACGGCGACGCTGTCGCACGCGTGTACCCTCGCCTTCTTCGACGGCACGGACCCCGCGACGGCGGCCGCCGAGTCCGGCTGCGACTGGACGGCGAACGGCGACGACCTCCACGCGGAGCTCGGCGTCGACGACTTCCGGGGGCTCAACCTCACCGTGACGCGGAACGGAACCGTTCGCACGCTGGACCCGGGCGGGGCCAACGTCACGATGCGTGCCGGCCCCGCGCCGCCGCGCGACCGGAGCGTCGCGGCCGCGAGTCGCATCGTCGCCATCGACGTCGACCCCGAGGACGACGTCGGCCGCGAGACGCACCGGCTCACGCTGCGGGTGTGGTGA